A region of Bacillus clarus DNA encodes the following proteins:
- the mobV gene encoding MobV family relaxase: MSFAICRMQKFKMRDVKGIQIHNQREKESHTNPDIEKEQSHLNYDLHNDQYIDYLRTVKEKIEQNVETNRAIRKDAVVMCEFIVTSDRGFFERLSEKNPDFQKKFFEEAYSFLRERYGEQNIVHAAVHLDEKTPHMHVGMVPVTEEKKLSAKQIFNRKELVSLQDDFHTHMVETGFDLERGVSSDKKHIETTRLKALTAKEEVQVLEDTLLEKELEKQQIEKSMQQMKNRLNDLKRAVDVGKKVENMSVKEKGGLIRSKTVEISPEDFQRIKTLAKASEAFKRENETLQKQNHALKVNNTDLHTTVKRLEKEKKELEPYKAKYERLQKLFTQVQEFYKERVPQGIERFQQIVGYCKKKVNITLNPFSNTRFSENNLTEHERKGYDLASKDLQQKKKNRNKNMDLER, encoded by the coding sequence GTGAGTTTTGCCATTTGTAGAATGCAGAAATTTAAAATGCGAGATGTGAAGGGAATCCAGATTCATAATCAACGAGAAAAAGAGAGTCATACAAATCCTGATATTGAAAAAGAACAAAGTCATTTAAATTATGATTTACATAACGATCAATACATTGATTATTTAAGAACAGTGAAAGAAAAGATCGAACAGAATGTAGAAACCAATCGAGCAATTCGAAAAGATGCAGTTGTGATGTGTGAATTTATAGTAACAAGCGATAGGGGTTTTTTTGAACGTTTAAGTGAAAAAAATCCAGATTTTCAAAAAAAATTTTTTGAGGAAGCCTATAGCTTTCTTAGAGAACGCTATGGAGAACAAAACATTGTACATGCAGCCGTACATTTGGATGAAAAAACACCTCATATGCATGTGGGGATGGTTCCAGTAACTGAAGAAAAGAAATTATCAGCAAAACAGATTTTTAATCGTAAAGAGTTAGTTTCGCTTCAGGACGATTTCCATACTCATATGGTAGAGACAGGTTTTGATTTAGAGCGTGGTGTATCCAGTGATAAAAAGCACATCGAAACGACGCGTTTGAAGGCTTTAACAGCAAAAGAAGAAGTACAAGTGTTAGAAGATACTCTTTTAGAGAAAGAGTTAGAGAAACAACAAATAGAGAAATCTATGCAACAGATGAAAAATCGTTTAAATGATTTAAAAAGGGCAGTTGATGTTGGGAAAAAAGTAGAAAACATGTCTGTGAAAGAAAAAGGAGGTCTCATACGCTCCAAAACTGTTGAAATTAGCCCAGAAGATTTTCAAAGGATTAAAACCCTTGCGAAAGCTTCAGAGGCCTTTAAAAGAGAAAATGAGACGTTACAGAAACAAAATCATGCTTTGAAAGTGAATAATACAGATTTACATACAACTGTAAAACGTTTAGAGAAAGAGAAAAAAGAATTAGAACCATATAAAGCGAAATATGAGAGACTACAAAAATTATTTACGCAAGTACAAGAATTCTATAAAGAGCGTGTTCCTCAAGGAATAGAGAGGTTTCAACAAATTGTAGGGTATTGCAAAAAGAAAGTGAATATTACTTTAAATCCCTTTAGTAATACTCGATTTAGTGAAAATAATTTAACAGAACACGAAAGAAAAGGATATGATCTTGCTTCAAAAGATTTGCAACAAAAAAAGAAAAATAGAAATAAAAATATGGATTTAGAACGATAA